One Brassica napus cultivar Da-Ae chromosome A5, Da-Ae, whole genome shotgun sequence DNA window includes the following coding sequences:
- the LOC125609369 gene encoding trihelix transcription factor ASR3-like — translation MAMEPLGLGVNVADGDGNVNGGGENNNTTTTTPSNEAGDDGVKTARLPRWTRQEILVLIQGKRVAENRVRRGRAAGMALGSGQMEPKWASVSSYCRRHGVNRGPVQCRKRWSNLAGDYKKIKEWESQVKEEAESYWVMRNDVRRERKLPGFFDKEVYDIVDGGVVPPANPVLALGLAPASTSAEEPARSVEKLSLASAPKSLIDVIDKEKQAACEAADQGGMKERHPEAANPEAASTSQEERKRKRTSSGEEEGEATKSRQDQLIEILERNGQLLAAQLEVQNTNLKLDREQRKDHGDNLVAVLNKLADAVAKIADKL, via the exons ATGGCTATGGAACCGTTGGGGTTGGGAGTGAACGTCGCTGACGGTGACGGTAACGTTAACGGCGGTGGGGAGAATAATAACACTACTACTACCACCCCGTCTAACGAAGCCGGAGATGACGGCGTCAAGACGGCGAGGCTGCCACGCTGGACGAGACAGGAGATACTGGTGCTGATCCAAGGGAAGAGAGTGGCGGAGAACAGAGTCCGGCGAGGGAGGGCGGCGGGCATGGCGCTCGGGTCGGGTCAAATGGAGCCCAAGTGGGCGTCGGTGTCGTCGTACTGCAGGCGTCACGGCGTGAACCGAGGGCCGGTTCAGTGCCGGAAAAGGTGGAGCAATCTCGCCGGAGATTACAAGAAGATCAAGGAGTGGGAGTCTCAGGTTAAGGAGGAGGCGGAGTCGTATTGGGTGATGAGGAACGACGTTCGTAGAGAGAGGAAGCTTCCTGGTTTTTTCGATAAAGAGGTTTACGATATTGTAGACGGCGGCGTTGTTCCTCCGGCGAATCCGGTTCTTGCGCTTGGTTTGGCTCCGGCGTCGACGTCGGCGGAGGAGCCGGCGAGGAGTGTGGAGAAGTTGAGTTTGGCTTCGGCGCCTAAGTCACTTATAG atgTTATAGACAAGGAGAAGCAAGCAGCTTGTGAAGCAGCAGATCAAG GTGGAATGAAAGAGAGACATCCAGAAGCAGCAAACCCGGAAGCTGCATCGACATCTCAAGAAGAGAGAAAGCGTAAACGAACATCTagtggtgaagaagaaggagaagcaaCAAAGAGCAGGCAGGACCAGTTGATAGAGATACTAGAAAGAAACGGGCAGTTACTGGCGGCACAGCTTGAAGTTCAGAATACAAACTTGAAGCTAGACAGAGAGCAAAGAAAAGACCATGGTGATAACTTAGTCGCTGTTCTCAACAAGCTCGCAGATGCTGTGGCAAAAATCGCAGATAAGTTATAG
- the LOC106347185 gene encoding RNA polymerase II C-terminal domain phosphatase-like 3, producing the protein MGNDEDLIVLAAGVEDGEIAAASGNNPIEVRQSTVADGGDVDGGAVAGGGRGGGFDGNSRVWTMRDLMTKYPEYRGYANSGLSNFAWAQAVQNKPLSEGLGKEYERRESGDKIVIEDSDDEKEEGELEEGEIDLDSGSTRDDEMENESLVVLTSVADEVEDDRVRKERELESKVKLIRDVLESTSLVQAQIAFEGVCSRLLGALESLRELVSDNDDFPKRDTLMQLSFASLQTINSVFISMNNMSKELNKDTMSRLVSLVNDHCSRFLSSNQRIEIEAMNQTLRRSAIPLNVGASSEENVNRMTQTSNGDLFLAKNLSTEGTRRGAFYARSRLPLLDLHKDHDADSLPSPTRETTPSLPVNGRHMMARPGFPFGKEGQTSEGAKVHHPYESEALKAVSNYQKKFGVNSLFKSDDLPSPTPSGEPNDGNGGTGGEVSSSVVASTKPGTLMTYGQDVPLPSTFSSRSMPVANAVSSSTVPPHPLSIYGMSAPTQTVVASDQTVKPSAKSRDPRLRLAKPDGAASVTISPRVVPSADLVNQRKQKATSELFIDGPTWKRKKSDNDAQKAANIGGWLEDTESSGHPKLESKPRLIEAGVTSMKTSVMPTNAVSVTPKVTTATSTEALSSLFKDFAENPTMLNPAMIMNILKMGQRQTVPEKAPQKPVDPRRAAQLPGSSSVPPVVAPPVSIPASNALPANFPQPGAPKDESGSIRMKPRDPRRILLGSTVQRTDSVAEKQSKLNDSSTLKGKTEVLETPSQLVPRQSISLNGTSNMRVSGEPVRGKTPDFTKNLKNVADMSVLSQQVGNPLATTHSADLKTDKDQEESASVSAASVTAAAGPTRSMNSWGDVEHLFEGYDDKQRVAIQKERTRRLEEQKKMFGSKKLSLVLDLDHTLLNSAKFHEVETAHEAMLRKKEEQDRDKPYRHLFRFPHMGMWTKLRPGIWNFLEKASKLYELHLYTMGNKLYATEMAKLLDPEGVLFNGRVISKGDDGDPLDGDERVPKSKDLEGVMGMESSVVIIDDSVRVWPHNKMNLIVVERYTYFPCSRRQFGLLGPSLLEVDFDERPEEGTLASTLAVIERIHKNFFSHTSLDEADVRNILASEQRKILAGCRIVFSRIFPVGEANPQLHPLWQTAEQFGAVCTTQADEHITHVVTNSLGTDKVNWALSRGKFVVHPGWVEASAFLYQRANESNFAIKP; encoded by the exons ATGGGGAACGATGAGGATTTGATTGTGTTGGCGGCGGGTGTGGAGGATGGAGAGATCGCTGCTGCGTCGGGGAACAATCCGATTGAAGTTAGGCAGAGTACGGTGGCTGATGGCGGAGATGTCGATGGTGGTGCTGTGGCCGGAGGAGGAAGAGGGGGAGGATTTGACGGCAATTCTAGGGTTTGGACAATGCGTGATTTGATGACGAAGTATCCTGAGTACCGCGGATACGCGAACTCGGGTTTGTCGAACTTCGCTTGGGCGCAAGCTGTGCAGAACAAGCCGCTGAGTGAAGGTTTGGGGAAGGAgtatgagaggagagagagtggTGATAAGATTGTGATTGAAGACAGTGATGATGAGAAGGAGGAAGGAGAGTTGGAGGAAGGGGAGATTGATTTGGACTCTGGTTCAACAAGAGATGATGAGATGGAAAATGAGTCTCTTGTTGTCTTGACAAGTGTTGCTGACGAAGTGGAAGATGATAGGGTTCGGAAGGAGAGAGAGTTGGAGAGTAAAGTGAAACTGATCCGTGATGTGTTGGAGAGTACGTCGTTGGTCCAAGCGCAGAT agCATTTGAAGGAGTGTGTTCCAGACTTTTGGGTGCTTTGGAGTCTTTGCGAGAGCTGGTTTCTGATAATGATGATTTTCCGAAGAGGGATACTTTAATGCAATTGTCATTTGCTTCTCTTCAGACCATCAACTCT GTGTTTATCTCCATGAACAATATGTCCAAGGAGCTTAACAAGGATACTATGTCAAg ATTGGTATCTCTGGTAAATGACCATTGTTCCAGGTTTCTCTCATCTAACCAGAGAATTGAG ATAGAAGCCATGAATCAAACTTTAAGACGTTCCGCTATTCCACTTAACGTTGGAGCCAGTAGTGAGGAGAATGTTAACCGAATGACTCAGACAAGTAATGGTGATTTGTTTCTTGCAAAAAATCTGTCTACAGAAGGTACGCGTAGAGGAGCCTTCTACGCAAGGAGCAGGCTGCCTCTGCTTGACCTTCACAAGGACCATGATGCAGACAGCCTTCCATCGCCCACAAGGGAAACAACACCAAGTTTGCCCGTAAATGGTCGCCATATGATGGCTAGACCAGGTTTCCCCTTTGGTAAAGAGGGCCAAACGAGTGAAGGTGCCAAAGTCCATCATCCATATGAGAGTGAGGCCCTTAAAGCAGTTTCGAATTACCAGAAAAAATTTGGAGTTAATTCATTATTTAAATCAGATGACCTTCCAAGCCCAACACCGTCAGGAGAACCTAATGACGGCAATGGAGGCACTGGTGGCGAGGTTTCTAGTTCTGTTGTTGCCAGTACAAAGCCGGGGACTCTCATGACTTATGGGCAAGACGTTCCTCTGCCCTCCACTTTTAGTTCTAGAAGCATGCCTGTTGCAAATGCTGTATCTAGTAGCACTGTTCCACCACATCCTCTGTCAATTTATGGTATGTCTGCACCAACTCAAACAGTTGTTGCATCTGATCAGACAGTGAAACCTTCTGCAAAGAGTCGAGATCCAAGACTACGGCTTGCAAAACCTGATGGTGCCGCCAGTGTAACCATTAGTCCTAGAGTAGTGCCTTCTGCAGACTTGGTGAACCAAAGAAAGCAAAAAGCCACCAGTGAACTTTTTATTGATGGGCCTAcatggaaaagaaaaaagagtgaTAATGATGCGCAAAAGGCTGCTAATATTGGTGGCTGGCTAGAGGATACAGAATCATCAGGGCACCCAAAACTGGAATCCAAGCCCAGGCTGATTGAGGCCGGAGTAACATCTATGAAAACAAGTGTTATGCCCACGAATGCTGTCTCTGTGACTCCAAAAGTAACTACGGCAACTTCAACTGAAGCACTGTCATCTCTTTTTAAGGATTTTGCAGAAAATCCTACAATGCTTAATCCTGCAATGATTATGAATATCCTTAAAATGGGACAAAGGCAAACGGTGCCAGAAAAAGCTCCTCAGAAGCCAGTGGATCCAAGAAGAGCAGCACAACTTCCTGGCTCTTCTTCCGTACCACCAGTGGTAGCTCCACCAGTTAGTATACCTGCATCGAATGCTTTACCTGCTAATTTTCCACAGCCAGGAGCGCCTAAGGACGAATCTGGAAGCATTCGCATGAAACCACGTGATCCTCGCCGAATCCTGCTTGGAAGTACTGTTCAAAGAACAGACTCTGTGGCAGAGAAACAGTCCAAACTAAATGACTCCTCCACTCTGAAGGGTAAGACAGAAGTGTTAGAAACACCTTCCCAGCTCGTTCCACGGCAGAGTATTAGCCTGAATGGTACCAGCAACATGAGAGTTTCAGGTGAACCTGTCAGAGGAAAGACACCTGACTTCaccaaaaatctgaaaaatgttGCTGATATGTCTGTCTTATCACAACAAGTTGGCAATCCATTAGCAACTACACATTCAGCAGACCTTAAGACAGACAAAGATCAGGAGGAGAGTGCGTCAGTTTCAGCAGCATCAGTAACGGCTGCAGCTGGTCCCACTCGTTCCATGAACAGTTGGGGAGATGTGGAACACCTGTTTGAAGGATATGATGACAAGCAGAGAGTAGCTATCCAAAAAGAGAGAACTCGAAGGTTAGAGGAACAGAAGAAAATGTTTGGATCAAAAAAGCTCTCTCTTGTCTTAGATTTAGACCACACCCTTCTCAACTCAGCTAAG TTTCATGAGGTTGAAACCGCCCATGAGGCGATGTTGAGGAAGAAGGAAGAACAAGATCGTGACAAACCATATAGACATCTCTTTCGCTTCCCCCACATGGGAATGTGGACTAAACTGAGACCAGGGATTTGGAACTTTTTGGAGAAG GCTAGCAAGCTGTACGAGTTACATCTTTACACTATGGGCAACAAATTGTACGCTACAGAGATGGCCAAACTGCTTGATCCTGAAGGGGTTCTGTTTAATGGGCGAGTCATATCGAAAGGAGATGATGGAGATCCTCTTGATGGAGATGAAAGAGTACCCAAGAGCAAAGATTTAGAAGGAGTTATGGGCATGGAATCGTCTGTTGTGATCATAGACGACTCTGTCCGAGTGTGGCCTCATAACAAAATGAACTTAATAGTTGTTGAAAG ATATACTTATTTTCCTTGCAGTAGACGGCAGTTTGGGCTTCTTGGTCCTTCTCTTCTTGAGGTAGATTTCGATGAGCGACCTGAGGAAGGCACATTGGCATCTACATTAGCG GTTATTGAGAGAATACATAAAAACTTCTTCTCTCACACTTCACTAGACGAAGCAGATGTGAGGAATATTTTAGCTTCCGAGCAACGGAAGATCTTGGCTGGTTGTCGGATTGTGTTTAGTCGGATATTTCCAGTGGGTGAAGCCAACCCGCAGTTGCATCCCTTGTGGCAGACTGCTGAGCAGTTTGGTGCTGTCTGCACAACACAGGCTGATGAACATATCACTCATGTTGTCACAAACTCTCTCGGAACTGACAAG GTCAATTGGGCACTAAGCAGGGGTAAATTTGTTGTTCATCCTGGCTG GGTGGAAGCATCAGCGTTTCTGTACCAGAGAGCAAACGAAAGCAATTTTGCCATCAAACCTTAA
- the LOC106347183 gene encoding serine carboxypeptidase-like 46, protein MSHLQCLTMVTCLILLQALTLVSSTVMSRADRITSLPGQPKVVFQQYSGYVSIDEKKQRALFYYLAEAETKPISKPLVLWLNGGPGCSSLGVGAFSENGPFRPKGSVLVRNQHSWNHEANMLYLETPVGVGFSYATESSSYEGVNDKITAKDNLVFLQKWFKRFPQYLNRSLFITGESYAGHYVPQLAQLMIQYNKKHHLFNLKGIALGNPVLEFSTDFNSRAEYFWSHGLISDPTYKMFTSYCNYSRFVSEYYRGEVSSMCSKVMSQVSTETSRFVDKYDVTLDVCIPSVLSQSKVVSPQQVGETVDVCVEDETVNYLNRRDVQKALHARLVGTRKWAVCSNVLDYELLDVEVPTINIVGSLIKAGVPVLVYSGDQDSVIPLTGSRTLVKRLAHQLELSTTVPYRVWFAGQQVGGWTQVYGNVLAFATVRGAAHEVPFSQPERSLVLFKAFLGGNPLPEEF, encoded by the exons ATGTCTCACTTGCAATGCCTAACAATGGTGACTTGCCTTATTCTACTTCAAGCTCTGACTTTAGTGAGCTCCACTGTTATGTCCCGGGCTGACCGGATCACCAGCTTACCCGGTCAACCCAAGGTAGTGTTTCAGCAGTACTCTGGTTATGTCTCTATAGACGAGAAGAAACAGAGAGCTCTGTTTTACTACTTGGCTGAAGCAGAAACCAAACCTATATCTAAGCCTCTCGTCCTTTGGCTCAATGGAG GACCTGGATGTTCATCACTAGGTGTTGGTGCATTCTCTGAGAATGGACCCTTTAGACCAAAAGGATCAGTCTTGGTGAGGAATCAGCATAGCTGGAATCATG AGGCTAATATGTTGTATCTGGAAACACCTGTTGGAGTTGGATTCTCATATGCAACCGAGAGCTCCTCGTATGAGGGTGTAAACGATAAGATCACTG CAAAAGACAATCTTGTGTTCTTGCAAAAATGGTTCAAAAGATTCCCTCAGTATCTCAACAGAAGTCTCTTCATCACTGGTGAAAGCTATGCTG GTCATTATGTTCCTCAGTTGGCTCAGCTTATGATTCAGTACAACAAGAAGCACCATTTGTTTAACCTCAAAGGCATtgct CTAGGCAATCCGGTTTTGGAGTTCTCTACCGATTTCAACTCACGAGCAGAGTATTTCTGGTCTCATGGGTTGATATCGGATCCAACTTACAAAATGTTCACATCTTATTGTAATTACTCACGGTTTGTGAGTGAGTACTATAGAGGAGAAGTCTCAAGTATGTGCTCTAAAGTTATGAGTCAAGTTAGCACTGAAACAAGCAGATTCGTAGATAAATATGATGTTACTCTCGACGTATGCATTCCCTCTGTGTTATCTCAATCCAAAGTAGTTAGCCCTCAA CAAGTTGGAGAGACGGTGGATGTGTGTGTAGAAGACGAGACGGTTAACTATCTAAACCGGAGAGATGTGCAGAAAGCTCTCCATGCTCGGCTTGTTGGAACTCGCAAATGGGCCGTGTGCAGCAA TGTGCTGGACTACGAACTACTTGATGTGGAAGTACCGACGATAAATATTGTAGGAAGTCTTATCAAAGCTGGAGTTCCAGTTCTTGTCTACAG CGGAGATCAAGACTCCGTGATTCCATTAACGGGAAGTAGAACCCTGGTGAAGCGACTGGCACACCAGTTGGAACTGAGTACAACCGTGCCTTATCGTGTTTGGTTCGCAGGACAACAG GTTGGTGGGTGGACTCAGGTTTATGGGAACGTATTGGCGTTTGCAACGGTGAGAGGAGCGGCCCACGAGGTACCGTTCTCGCAGCCCGAGAGATCACTTGTGTTGTTCAAGGCGTTCTTGGGTGGTAATCCTCTCCCTGAAGAATTCTGA
- the LOC106347182 gene encoding eukaryotic translation initiation factor 3 subunit C, with protein MKAPNMETITKSLEKSMQNFSLSDRRRRVGDRFGRASTTTEESSNEHVPPISDRTLELNSHISLPCHWEQCLDLKTGEIYYINWKNGMRVKEDPRKVMMNADNDSGESCGTFCSEEDSSYYDSEESSSESSPSSRENHKEEEEEDEEEEEEEEEEAVLVVAGCKACFMYFMVPKLVEDCPKCAAQLVHFDRPHSASP; from the exons atGAAGGCACCGAACATGGAGACCATAACAAAATCTCTTGAGAAATCAATGCAAAATTTTTCTCTGAGTGATCGGAGAAGAAGAGTCGGAGACAGGTTCGGAAGAGCGTCAACGACGACCGAAGAGAGCAGCAACGAACATGTTCCTCCGATCTCAGACAGAACACTGGAGCTTAACTCTCACATATCTCTTCCTTGTCACTGGGAACAGTGTCTTGATCTCAAg acAGGAGAGATTTACTACATAAACTGGAAAAATGGAATGAGAGTGAAAGAGGATCCAAGAAAGGTGATGATGAATGCAGATAATGACAGTGGAGAATCATGTGGAACATTTTGCTCAGAAGAAGATAGCTCATATTATGACAGTGAGGAGTCTTCATCCGAGTCTTCTCCATCATCAAGAGAGAATCAtaaagaggaagaggaggaggatgaagaagaagaagaagaagaggaagaggaagctgTGCTTGTTGTTGCTGGATGCAAAGCTTGTTTCATGTACTTCATGGTTCCTAAGCTTGTCGAGGACTGCCCCAAATGTGCTGCACAGCTTGTTCACTTTGATCGACCTCATTCTGCCTCTCCTTGA